A region from the Bradyrhizobium sp. CCBAU 53340 genome encodes:
- the istB gene encoding IS21-like element helper ATPase IstB has protein sequence MKSASIDPAKLSLLLNELRLPASKVIWPQFAEQADKEGWPAARFLTVLAEHELAERDRRRIERHLTEGRLLPGKTLESFEFDAVPMVSKAQVMAIVAGDTWLEKGANLLLFGPPGTGKSHLASAIGLALIENGYRVLFTRTTDLVQKLQQARRDLVLESVLAKLDKFDLLILDDLAYVTKDQAETSVLFELISARYERRSMLITANQPFGEWGKIFPDPAMTLAAVDRLVHHATIFEMNVESYRRREAAERKKGPGRPASYATPANIAPD, from the coding sequence ATGAAGAGCGCCTCGATTGACCCCGCCAAGCTCAGCCTGCTCCTTAACGAGCTGCGACTGCCCGCCAGCAAGGTGATCTGGCCACAGTTCGCCGAGCAGGCCGACAAGGAGGGCTGGCCCGCCGCGCGCTTCCTCACTGTGCTCGCCGAGCACGAACTGGCCGAGCGCGATCGCCGCCGCATCGAGCGGCACCTCACAGAGGGCCGCCTTCTGCCCGGAAAGACCCTCGAGAGCTTCGAGTTCGACGCCGTGCCGATGGTCTCCAAAGCTCAGGTCATGGCCATCGTCGCCGGCGACACCTGGTTGGAGAAAGGCGCAAACCTGCTCCTGTTCGGCCCGCCCGGCACCGGCAAGAGCCATCTCGCCTCGGCGATCGGTCTCGCCCTCATCGAGAACGGCTACAGGGTGCTGTTCACCCGCACCACAGATCTCGTCCAGAAGCTGCAGCAGGCCCGCCGCGACCTCGTCCTCGAGAGCGTGCTGGCCAAGCTCGACAAGTTCGACCTGCTCATCCTCGATGATCTCGCATACGTCACCAAGGACCAGGCCGAGACCAGTGTGCTCTTCGAGCTGATCAGCGCCCGTTACGAACGGCGCTCCATGCTGATCACAGCCAACCAACCCTTTGGCGAGTGGGGGAAGATCTTCCCGGACCCCGCTATGACGCTCGCCGCGGTCGACCGGCTCGTTCATCACGCCACCATCTTCGAGATGAATGTCGAAAGCTACCGACGCCGCGAGGCCGCTGAGCGCAAAAAGGGACCTGGACGCCCAGCGTCATACGCCACACCCGCCAATATCGCCCCTGATTGA
- a CDS encoding ISNCY family transposase: MIDRVRPAARPLPGEFVDITGFHRKHAMRLLRGQEDVSAGRRARRRIYNEAEHNALVLLWEASDRICGKRLKALMPALIEAMERHGHLDLAPEIRDKLLAMSAATIDRALARVREGLGRKRRRHATHSLRRSIPIRTSADWNDPAPGFVEADLVAHSGLSARGSFIQTLVLTDIATGWTECAPLIVREQTLLSTVLTELRKQLPFALVGLDTDNDTVFMNETLKAYCDAANIVFTRCRPYRKNDQAFVEQKNGAVVRRMVGYRRLEGLEAAKLLAELYRSARLFVNFFQPSFKLMAKQRDGARVRKTYSAPATPHQRLAADARTPDAIRHHLQEIYAALDPVALLRDIRGAQERLAALADTQPIAHPAAASQPIDLFLASLRTAWKDGAMRPTDRPIVKAKRGRRRPDPLIRATLDLRKWFEAEPWRTGSELLSRLQAEYPGAYPNKLLRTLQRRLKSWRSEQANALLFVPTEETLLGHEVTTTQ, encoded by the coding sequence CTGATCGACAGAGTGCGGCCAGCAGCTCGGCCGCTTCCAGGCGAGTTCGTCGACATCACCGGATTCCATCGCAAACATGCGATGCGTCTACTTCGAGGCCAGGAAGACGTAAGCGCAGGCCGACGGGCGCGACGTCGGATCTATAATGAGGCGGAACACAACGCGCTCGTGCTGCTTTGGGAGGCGTCAGACCGGATCTGCGGGAAGCGGCTGAAGGCGTTAATGCCTGCGCTGATTGAAGCGATGGAACGGCACGGCCACCTCGACCTTGCTCCCGAGATCCGCGACAAACTTTTGGCAATGAGTGCTGCGACGATCGACCGCGCGTTGGCACGGGTCCGAGAAGGATTAGGTCGCAAGCGCCGACGGCACGCGACGCACTCGTTGCGTCGCAGTATTCCAATACGGACGTCGGCAGATTGGAACGATCCGGCGCCGGGGTTCGTCGAGGCTGACCTTGTAGCGCATAGCGGTCTATCGGCGCGCGGCAGCTTCATCCAGACCCTCGTGCTCACCGACATTGCTACCGGCTGGACGGAGTGCGCTCCTCTGATCGTGCGCGAACAAACACTGTTGAGCACGGTGTTGACGGAATTGCGCAAACAATTGCCTTTTGCGCTGGTCGGCCTCGATACGGACAATGATACGGTGTTCATGAATGAGACGCTGAAAGCCTACTGCGATGCGGCCAACATCGTCTTCACGCGTTGCCGGCCCTACCGGAAGAACGACCAGGCGTTCGTCGAGCAGAAGAACGGTGCCGTCGTGCGCAGGATGGTCGGCTATCGTCGGCTCGAGGGCCTGGAAGCGGCCAAGCTGCTGGCTGAACTCTATCGATCGGCGCGGCTGTTCGTGAACTTCTTCCAACCCTCATTCAAACTGATGGCCAAGCAGCGCGACGGTGCTCGTGTGCGTAAGACATACAGCGCACCGGCAACGCCACACCAGCGCTTGGCCGCCGACGCCCGCACGCCCGATGCGATTCGTCACCATCTCCAAGAAATCTATGCCGCTCTCGACCCGGTCGCGTTGTTGCGCGACATCCGCGGCGCGCAGGAACGCCTCGCGGCGCTCGCTGATACGCAGCCAATCGCCCATCCTGCTGCGGCATCGCAACCGATCGATCTCTTCCTGGCAAGCCTACGAACCGCCTGGAAAGACGGAGCTATGCGACCGACGGATCGGCCAATCGTGAAAGCGAAAAGAGGCCGGCGGCGTCCCGACCCGCTCATCCGGGCAACGCTAGATTTGCGAAAATGGTTTGAAGCCGAGCCTTGGCGGACTGGTAGCGAACTGCTCTCCCGGTTGCAGGCGGAATATCCTGGAGCCTATCCGAACAAGCTTCTTCGAACGCTTCAGCGTAGGCTTAAATCCTGGCGCAGCGAGCAAGCGAACGCGTTGTTGTTCGTTCCTACGGAGGAAACGCTGCTGGGGCATGAGGTCACAACAACCCAATGA
- the istA gene encoding IS21 family transposase: MKLRKTHPTPVAAAKASISVATAYRIEKDPVLPSQKKEPRARRRPDPIADIFDSEVVPLLRAAPGIRPVAIFEEMMLRHSELGEGVRRTLERRIRGWRAIHGEEQEVIFRQAHEPGRLGLSDFTEVASFGITIAGQPLDHRLYHFRLAYSGFEHAHVVLGGESFVALAEGLQNALWSLGGVPREHRSDSLSAAFRNLDKDAREDLTRRYNELCSHYGMTPSRNNAGIAHENGSIEGPHGHLKRAIEDALLLRGTVDFDDLASYRRFVDEIVGRRNARNAKRIDAERAQLRELPERRTTDYEELSVRVTSSGGFTLRKVFYTVPSRLIGHRLRVRLYDDRLDVFIGGTHLMTLPRGRASPSGKHDQVVNYRHVIHSLRRKPMALLNLVYRDRLFPREAYRRTFDLLVERLPERQACRIMVELLGLAHERGCESELAEELSICLDNHRLPDMAALRARFAPDPARLPNVVVRLAPLQAYEALIGASLGDAA; encoded by the coding sequence ATGAAGCTCAGGAAGACCCATCCGACGCCTGTCGCCGCGGCGAAGGCGTCGATCAGCGTGGCAACGGCCTACCGCATCGAGAAGGATCCAGTACTACCTTCGCAGAAGAAGGAGCCGCGCGCACGACGGCGTCCCGATCCAATCGCCGACATTTTCGACTCTGAAGTCGTGCCGCTGCTGCGGGCAGCGCCCGGCATCCGGCCCGTGGCCATTTTCGAGGAGATGATGCTGCGCCATTCCGAGTTGGGCGAGGGCGTGCGCCGGACGCTGGAGCGGCGCATCCGAGGCTGGCGTGCCATCCACGGTGAGGAGCAGGAGGTCATCTTCCGCCAGGCGCACGAACCCGGCAGGCTCGGTCTGTCGGACTTCACCGAGGTGGCCTCGTTCGGCATCACCATCGCCGGTCAGCCGCTCGACCACCGACTCTATCATTTCCGGCTCGCCTATTCCGGCTTCGAGCACGCCCATGTCGTGCTCGGCGGCGAGAGCTTCGTGGCGCTGGCGGAAGGCCTACAGAACGCACTCTGGTCCCTCGGTGGGGTGCCGCGCGAGCACCGCTCGGACAGCCTGTCCGCCGCCTTCCGCAACCTGGACAAGGACGCGCGCGAGGACCTGACCCGCCGCTATAACGAGCTGTGCAGCCATTACGGCATGACACCGTCACGCAACAATGCCGGCATCGCCCACGAGAACGGCTCGATCGAGGGGCCGCACGGCCATCTCAAGCGGGCGATCGAGGATGCACTGTTGCTGCGTGGCACCGTCGACTTCGATGATCTCGCCTCCTATCGCCGCTTCGTCGACGAGATCGTCGGCCGCCGCAATGCCCGCAACGCCAAGCGCATCGATGCCGAGCGCGCCCAGCTTCGGGAGCTACCTGAGCGGCGCACCACCGACTATGAGGAACTCAGCGTGCGCGTCACTTCCTCAGGCGGCTTCACGCTGCGCAAGGTCTTCTATACGGTGCCCTCGCGCCTGATCGGCCATCGCTTGCGCGTGCGCCTCTACGACGATCGGCTCGATGTCTTCATCGGCGGCACGCATCTCATGACGCTGCCGCGCGGGCGTGCTTCCCCGTCCGGCAAGCATGACCAGGTCGTCAACTACCGGCACGTCATCCATTCGCTCAGAAGGAAGCCGATGGCATTGCTCAATCTGGTCTATCGCGATCGGCTCTTCCCGCGCGAGGCCTACCGGCGGACTTTCGATCTCCTCGTCGAGCGTCTGCCCGAGCGCCAGGCCTGCCGCATCATGGTCGAGCTTCTTGGCCTCGCCCACGAGCGCGGCTGCGAGAGCGAACTGGCCGAGGAGCTGTCCATCTGCCTCGACAATCACCGGCTCCCCGACATGGCCGCGCTGCGTGCCCGCTTCGCGCCCGATCCCGCGCGCCTACCCAACGTAGTCGTCCGCCTGGCGCCGCTTCAGGCCTACGAAGCGCTCATCGGCGCCAGCCTGGGAGACGCAGCATGA
- a CDS encoding IS110 family transposase — protein sequence MDTVIGVDLAKNVFQLHGASMAGHLKFRKKLSRLQFRKFMAGHPSAVVVMEACGSAHYWAREMVKLGHEVKLIAPQYVKPFVKRQKNDAADAEAIVIAAQRPEMRFVEPKSEEQQARAVLFRARKRLVHQRTDLVNALRSVLYEFGHIIPQGIEQLKRIDAILEDPNSDLPELVREECRSLIDQIAYKTERIDAKAEQLKKLATRTVTAQRLQTMPGVGPLTALAIEAFAPDMAAFRRGRDFAAWLGLVPRQHSSGGKERLGRVSKEGQADIRQLLIVGAMSRLNWLGRKSIPSGSWLAQMLARKPRMLVAIALANKMARTIWAMLTRKEDYRNPAQAVTA from the coding sequence ATGGATACGGTGATCGGAGTGGATCTAGCCAAGAATGTGTTTCAGCTCCACGGGGCGTCAATGGCGGGACACTTGAAATTTCGAAAGAAACTGTCGCGGCTTCAGTTTCGGAAGTTCATGGCGGGCCACCCATCGGCAGTGGTGGTGATGGAAGCCTGTGGCAGCGCCCACTATTGGGCACGGGAGATGGTCAAGCTCGGCCATGAAGTGAAACTGATCGCTCCGCAATATGTGAAGCCTTTTGTGAAACGCCAAAAGAACGACGCGGCTGATGCCGAAGCAATCGTGATCGCGGCACAGCGCCCCGAGATGCGCTTCGTCGAGCCGAAATCGGAAGAACAGCAGGCCAGGGCAGTGCTCTTTCGGGCTCGGAAGCGCCTTGTTCATCAGCGCACCGATCTGGTGAATGCGCTGCGTTCTGTTCTCTACGAATTCGGCCATATCATCCCGCAAGGAATCGAACAACTTAAACGCATTGACGCAATCCTCGAAGATCCGAACAGCGATCTACCAGAACTGGTCCGCGAGGAATGTCGGAGTCTCATTGATCAGATCGCCTACAAGACGGAGCGGATCGATGCCAAGGCAGAGCAGCTCAAGAAGTTGGCGACGCGGACGGTCACGGCGCAGCGGCTGCAGACAATGCCGGGGGTCGGCCCGCTGACCGCACTCGCGATCGAGGCTTTCGCGCCCGACATGGCGGCCTTTCGACGTGGCCGAGACTTCGCGGCTTGGCTCGGCTTGGTCCCACGGCAACATTCCTCAGGGGGAAAGGAAAGGCTCGGACGCGTTTCGAAGGAAGGACAGGCGGACATTCGCCAGTTGCTCATCGTTGGGGCGATGTCGCGGCTGAACTGGCTCGGGCGCAAGTCGATCCCTAGCGGATCCTGGCTGGCGCAGATGCTGGCGAGGAAGCCGCGCATGCTTGTGGCGATCGCCTTGGCGAACAAGATGGCTCGGACGATTTGGGCCATGCTCACCCGGAAGGAGGATTATCGGAACCCAGCGCAGGCAGTGACGGCATGA
- a CDS encoding ABC transporter permease — protein sequence MTIHKLSALFNSDIGHSYIRSPRAVLSTLALLTLIVAALGAPLWAPQNTLDASTFDLLSSNTPAWSINEFTNRFYAFGTDDQGRDVLSATLYGTRVSLLVGLASVLVSMSIGVSLGLISGYFGGHIDAAIMRIADIQLSIPAIFIALLISGLTRSLLPPSAREALAVYMVILAIGISGWVTYARTVRGAVMGEKQREYVQAALMIGLPTGTVLVRHILPNVRRPILVIATISLALSIITEATLSYLGAGLPPTQPSLGTLIRSGQDFLFAGQWWILLFPAATLLTLALAINVLGDWFRDVINPRGI from the coding sequence ATGACCATTCACAAGCTTTCCGCATTGTTTAACTCTGATATCGGGCACTCTTACATCCGTTCCCCCAGAGCAGTTCTGTCTACGCTCGCACTGCTAACTCTCATTGTCGCGGCCCTGGGAGCTCCTTTATGGGCACCACAGAACACTCTCGACGCCAGCACGTTCGATCTGCTTTCGTCAAATACACCGGCCTGGAGCATCAATGAGTTCACGAACCGCTTCTACGCTTTCGGCACAGACGATCAGGGACGTGACGTGCTTTCAGCGACCCTTTATGGAACACGGGTTTCACTCCTAGTGGGCCTTGCCTCTGTTTTGGTTTCAATGTCGATCGGCGTCAGCTTAGGCCTGATATCCGGTTATTTCGGGGGACACATTGACGCAGCGATCATGCGTATCGCAGACATCCAGTTGTCCATCCCCGCCATTTTTATTGCGCTCCTTATTTCCGGCTTAACGCGGTCGCTACTGCCACCGAGCGCGCGCGAAGCCCTTGCTGTCTACATGGTAATATTGGCGATTGGAATTTCCGGATGGGTCACATATGCCCGCACGGTGCGCGGCGCCGTGATGGGGGAGAAACAGCGAGAGTATGTGCAGGCAGCCCTAATGATAGGCCTTCCGACGGGCACAGTGCTGGTACGGCACATATTGCCAAACGTGCGTCGACCGATCCTCGTGATCGCGACAATCTCACTTGCGCTTTCAATTATTACCGAAGCCACGCTGTCCTACTTGGGCGCAGGTCTGCCCCCCACCCAACCATCTCTTGGAACATTGATCCGCAGTGGGCAAGACTTTCTTTTTGCTGGGCAGTGGTGGATCCTGCTGTTTCCTGCCGCCACCCTTCTTACACTCGCGCTGGCCATTAACGTCTTGGGCGACTGGTTCCGGGATGTAATCAACCCAAGGGGCATCTGA
- a CDS encoding ABC transporter permease, producing the protein MTGFFLRRLLSVLPVMLMTAFLSFAAFHFIGDPLQNMVGPEATAQDRARLAAELGFDRPFYIQFFRFISSALHGDFGISTRVGRPVLDLILERLPATLELAILSFIFAMIAGVALGVVTALRPRSILSGFSLTVSLIAVSLPNFLIGIGLIYVFAVKLGWLPSFGRGDTVKIGWWTTGLLTKTGWQAIILPAISLATYQLTLILRLVRTEMLEVMHSDHIRFARARGLPDRLIYFSYALKNTMIPVVTVAGLQLGSIIAFAVVTETVFQWPGVGLLFINSIRFSDVPIMAAYLLIVSIIFVTINMVVDCVYYLLDPRLRTGGVVR; encoded by the coding sequence GTGACAGGTTTCTTTCTGCGCAGATTGCTGTCCGTGTTGCCGGTGATGCTGATGACGGCGTTTCTGTCGTTCGCCGCCTTTCATTTTATCGGCGATCCGCTCCAGAATATGGTCGGACCGGAGGCGACCGCGCAGGACCGCGCGCGGCTAGCGGCGGAACTCGGGTTCGACCGCCCCTTTTACATCCAGTTCTTTCGTTTTATCAGTTCGGCACTCCATGGGGACTTCGGCATTTCCACTCGCGTTGGAAGGCCGGTGTTGGATTTGATCCTGGAGCGGCTGCCTGCGACTCTGGAACTAGCTATATTATCGTTTATATTTGCAATGATAGCGGGAGTCGCCCTTGGCGTCGTGACAGCATTGCGGCCGCGCTCCATATTATCGGGCTTCAGCTTGACGGTCTCGCTGATCGCAGTATCCCTGCCTAACTTCTTAATCGGCATCGGCCTCATCTACGTGTTCGCGGTCAAACTTGGCTGGTTGCCGTCCTTCGGACGGGGCGACACGGTGAAGATCGGCTGGTGGACCACCGGGTTACTGACTAAGACCGGCTGGCAGGCTATCATCCTTCCCGCGATTTCACTGGCCACCTATCAACTCACGCTGATCTTGCGTTTAGTCCGCACTGAAATGCTTGAGGTCATGCATTCCGATCATATCCGGTTCGCACGCGCGCGAGGGCTGCCAGACCGGCTCATCTATTTTTCTTACGCTTTGAAGAACACGATGATTCCGGTCGTCACGGTTGCAGGTTTGCAGTTGGGATCCATCATCGCATTCGCCGTCGTTACTGAGACAGTATTCCAATGGCCAGGCGTTGGGCTGCTCTTTATTAATTCCATTAGATTTTCCGACGTCCCAATCATGGCCGCATACCTTCTCATCGTGTCGATCATTTTCGTTACCATCAACATGGTCGTGGATTGCGTCTACTACCTTCTAGATCCTCGCCTGCGGACGGGAGGAGTAGTCAGATGA
- a CDS encoding transposase gives MLVYARHTARRQRLTSAWQRTSARLKGQIAAESLEPGAIAIDIARRHGCRTQQVHDWRRRARSTTGAAGFGRCNIVRAFGVGIVATGGCGASASIHFDTRRQWSSYVVRMVSTMSTLAANPNSCALRDVVDAEQILTAMRRLISQHRHLCRRGSWRSRCEHRCRRR, from the coding sequence GTGCTCGTGTACGCAAGACATACAGCGCGCCGGCAACGCCTCACCAGCGCCTGGCAGCGGACGTCCGCACGCCTGAAGGGTCAGATCGCCGCGGAAAGCCTTGAGCCGGGTGCGATTGCAATCGATATCGCCCGCCGCCATGGCTGCCGGACACAGCAGGTACATGACTGGCGACGCCGGGCGCGTTCAACAACTGGTGCTGCCGGCTTCGGCAGATGCAATATCGTTCGTGCCTTTGGTGTCGGAATCGTCGCCACCGGCGGCTGCGGAGCCTCCGCCAGCATACACTTCGATACGCGGCGACAATGGTCCTCTTATGTCGTCCGAATGGTCTCCACTATGAGCACCCTTGCCGCCAATCCCAATTCGTGCGCGCTGCGCGACGTCGTCGATGCCGAGCAAATCCTCACTGCAATGCGTCGACTCATAAGTCAGCACCGCCACCTTTGCAGACGGGGGAGCTGGCGCAGCCGTTGCGAGCATCGATGCAGACGTCGCTAA
- a CDS encoding ABC transporter ATP-binding protein: MTTTAQPCVLSIRGLSVDFPSRHGALQAVCNVSLDIAPGEILGIVGESGAGKSTVGAAITGLLQAPGHISAGEVRLSGDIIDARDVKAMRALRGKRVSTIFQDPLTSLNPLFTIERQLVDTIRTHLALSRSDARIEAVRQLEAVGIPEPARRVKNWPHEFSGGMRQRAVIALALCSQPELIVADEPTTALDVTVQAQILKLIKNLARERQVGVMLITHNMGVISQVTDRVAVMRAGEIVELNDTAAVLGNPCHEYSQALISVVPRGDIKLHRFPVSGAARNIDAAMQWLLERDMPQSSSQPEALVELRGVERVYGATGMFGGSARRAFKALHDVNLSIRPGEVMGLVGESGSGKSTIARVVAGLARPSSGQLIYGGKDVYAASLEDRQDIRRQTQMVFQDPYSSLNPQMRVGEIIMEPMIHFGLVKDKREAEPIMLELLKAVGLEPTVARRYPHAFSGGQRQRISIARTLASRPRFLICDEPTSALDVSIQAQILNLLKDLQENLSLTMLFISHDLPVVRQICDRVTVLQNGQICESSETEQLFKAPKHSYTASLLSMIPKMQTPEWIVKPSEIPSQSIC; this comes from the coding sequence ATGACAACAACTGCCCAGCCTTGCGTTCTTTCCATTCGGGGACTTAGCGTCGACTTTCCTAGCCGGCATGGCGCCTTGCAAGCCGTATGCAACGTCAGCCTAGACATCGCGCCAGGCGAAATACTCGGCATCGTCGGCGAATCGGGCGCGGGCAAATCGACCGTTGGAGCTGCCATCACGGGCTTACTACAGGCTCCCGGCCATATTAGTGCGGGCGAAGTTCGGCTTTCCGGAGATATCATCGATGCGCGCGACGTTAAGGCGATGCGGGCGTTACGCGGCAAACGCGTCTCGACTATTTTCCAAGATCCACTGACCAGCTTAAATCCACTTTTCACAATTGAGAGACAACTGGTCGACACGATCCGAACTCATCTCGCCTTATCACGCAGCGACGCAAGGATCGAGGCGGTGCGTCAGTTGGAGGCGGTAGGGATTCCAGAGCCAGCCCGGCGCGTGAAGAACTGGCCACATGAATTCTCGGGTGGCATGCGACAGCGCGCAGTTATCGCGCTTGCTCTCTGCTCACAACCCGAACTCATTGTCGCGGACGAACCAACAACTGCGCTCGACGTGACCGTTCAGGCACAGATCTTGAAGCTAATCAAGAACTTGGCTCGTGAACGTCAAGTGGGTGTGATGCTCATCACCCACAACATGGGCGTGATTTCCCAGGTCACTGATCGCGTCGCGGTGATGAGGGCAGGCGAAATCGTCGAACTAAACGACACTGCGGCTGTTCTTGGAAATCCATGCCACGAGTACAGCCAAGCATTGATTTCGGTTGTGCCGCGCGGCGACATTAAGCTGCATCGCTTTCCCGTGTCTGGCGCCGCTCGAAATATCGATGCGGCCATGCAGTGGCTGCTGGAAAGAGACATGCCGCAAAGTTCAAGCCAGCCGGAGGCACTTGTAGAACTCCGGGGTGTGGAGCGCGTATATGGGGCGACAGGCATGTTCGGTGGTTCCGCTCGGCGAGCCTTTAAGGCCCTGCACGATGTGAACCTGAGTATCCGCCCCGGAGAAGTCATGGGCCTTGTTGGCGAATCCGGCTCTGGAAAAAGCACGATCGCAAGAGTCGTTGCTGGGCTTGCCCGCCCGAGCAGCGGCCAACTGATTTATGGCGGAAAAGATGTTTATGCAGCCAGCCTTGAAGATCGTCAAGATATTCGGCGTCAAACTCAAATGGTGTTTCAAGACCCGTACTCGTCTCTGAATCCACAGATGCGCGTGGGCGAGATTATCATGGAGCCAATGATTCACTTTGGACTAGTAAAGGATAAGCGAGAGGCCGAACCGATAATGTTAGAGCTGCTGAAGGCCGTTGGTCTGGAGCCCACCGTCGCCCGCCGTTATCCGCACGCCTTCTCAGGCGGTCAGCGACAACGTATTTCAATCGCACGAACCTTGGCAAGTCGCCCGCGGTTCCTCATCTGCGATGAACCTACCTCGGCACTCGATGTCTCGATCCAGGCGCAGATCCTAAATCTTCTGAAAGACCTTCAAGAGAATCTATCGCTGACGATGTTATTTATCAGTCACGATCTCCCTGTCGTGCGTCAGATTTGCGACAGAGTTACAGTACTACAGAATGGGCAAATTTGCGAAAGCAGCGAGACGGAACAGTTGTTCAAAGCGCCGAAGCACTCTTACACAGCATCGCTCTTGTCCATGATACCGAAGATGCAGACCCCAGAGTGGATCGTCAAGCCGTCTGAGATCCCATCACAGTCCATCTGCTAG
- a CDS encoding ABC transporter substrate-binding protein translates to MPKSTARCFIHRPARLKRRFAAIASVAALLMTVSPGGAETLKWARSLDVQTLDPHAYNENVTFAFNRQMYEGLVERSDDGKLIGVLATEWRMLPDHPDVWEFKLRRNVTFHDGAPFKADDAAFSIQRAMAPTSNVRTYLAAAAVEEAIAKDDYTVQVKTKGPSPLLPENLASIFIMNRAWAEKNDSVVPQDFKGGKENYAARHENGTGAYRLVSRESDRRSELEAYDKYWGIGQFPIDIDRIIYTPIQSAATRVSALISGEVNFLQDVPPQDISRLEQNESLRVVRGPEIRTVFLGVNTSANTLASGEAKGNPFADKRVRHAMNMSIDRLAIKSAIMRGESVPLGTIISPIADGYTEELGKFPKLNIDQAKQLMAEAGYPNGFSVTLNCPNDGMVNDERICQAVVAMLAKIGVTVHLDVQPSAVVWPLVLNRKTDFYLMTWGSYDSQLIFDNLVHSRGAWAAANYKNPEIDAKIELLRSEADPQRRKTIIAEIWKTVQDECFYLPIHAQVLARATQKKIHVTPNVGNQISVKTIKVDK, encoded by the coding sequence ATGCCGAAATCCACTGCGCGCTGTTTCATTCACAGACCAGCCCGTCTCAAGCGGCGTTTTGCCGCCATAGCAAGCGTGGCGGCACTACTAATGACCGTCTCACCCGGGGGCGCGGAAACGCTGAAATGGGCTCGGAGCTTGGACGTTCAGACTCTAGACCCTCACGCCTATAATGAGAACGTGACCTTTGCGTTCAATCGGCAGATGTACGAAGGCCTTGTGGAGCGCTCCGACGACGGAAAGCTCATTGGAGTACTAGCGACCGAATGGCGGATGTTGCCTGATCACCCCGACGTTTGGGAGTTCAAGCTTCGCCGGAACGTTACGTTCCACGACGGCGCACCATTTAAGGCCGACGACGCCGCATTTTCAATCCAGCGAGCTATGGCACCAACCTCGAATGTGCGGACCTATCTGGCTGCCGCCGCGGTTGAGGAAGCCATCGCGAAGGACGACTACACCGTGCAGGTCAAGACAAAGGGACCCAGCCCTCTTCTGCCCGAAAACTTGGCAAGCATCTTCATAATGAATAGAGCATGGGCCGAGAAGAACGACTCCGTTGTTCCGCAGGATTTTAAAGGCGGGAAAGAAAACTATGCTGCTCGCCATGAGAACGGCACTGGCGCCTATCGCCTTGTAAGCCGAGAATCGGATCGCCGTTCGGAGTTGGAAGCTTACGATAAATACTGGGGTATCGGCCAGTTCCCAATCGATATCGATCGGATCATCTATACCCCTATCCAGTCGGCCGCGACGCGTGTATCCGCATTGATCAGCGGAGAAGTTAATTTTCTCCAAGACGTCCCCCCCCAAGACATTTCACGGTTGGAGCAGAATGAAAGCCTTCGGGTGGTTCGCGGCCCAGAGATTCGCACGGTTTTTTTAGGCGTCAATACAAGCGCGAACACACTTGCCAGCGGGGAAGCAAAGGGAAATCCTTTCGCCGACAAGCGGGTGCGCCACGCAATGAACATGTCCATTGATCGTCTAGCGATCAAGTCGGCAATCATGCGAGGGGAGTCGGTTCCGCTCGGTACAATCATTTCGCCGATCGCCGACGGCTATACGGAAGAATTGGGTAAGTTCCCAAAGCTCAATATTGACCAAGCCAAGCAGCTTATGGCCGAGGCAGGTTACCCCAACGGATTTTCGGTCACTCTAAACTGTCCAAATGACGGCATGGTGAACGACGAGCGCATCTGTCAGGCCGTGGTGGCAATGCTCGCCAAGATCGGTGTCACCGTGCATCTCGATGTCCAACCCAGCGCAGTCGTCTGGCCTCTAGTTCTCAATAGGAAGACCGACTTTTACCTGATGACGTGGGGCTCATACGATTCTCAATTAATCTTCGATAATCTCGTCCACTCTCGGGGCGCCTGGGCTGCAGCGAATTACAAAAACCCGGAGATTGATGCCAAAATTGAATTACTCCGGTCGGAAGCCGATCCTCAAAGACGTAAAACCATAATCGCCGAAATTTGGAAGACCGTTCAGGACGAGTGTTTCTATCTACCGATTCACGCGCAGGTGTTGGCGCGTGCAACGCAGAAGAAGATTCACGTTACGCCAAACGTTGGTAATCAGATCTCCGTGAAAACCATCAAGGTGGACAAGTGA